One Alnus glutinosa chromosome 3, dhAlnGlut1.1, whole genome shotgun sequence genomic region harbors:
- the LOC133862744 gene encoding proliferating cell nuclear antigen-like, translating to MLELRLVQGSLLKKVLEATKDLVNDANFDCSAAGFSLQAMDSSHVALVALLLRSEGFEHYRCDRNLSMGMNLNNMAKMLKCAGDKDVVTIKADDGGDSITFMFESPTQDKIADFEMKLMDIDSEHLGIPEAEFQAIVRMSSAEFARICKDLSSIGDTVVISVTKEGVKFSTRGDIGTAHIVCRQNTSVDKPEEATIIEMEEPVALTFALRYMNSFTKATPLANQVTISLSSDMPVVVEYKVAEMGHIRFYLAPKLEEEENQTQVEARPQADIKPEAEAKPKAETKPKLEIKPEEESDPQVESRTLEEPKVEDDLMDDE from the exons ATGCTAGAGCTAAGGTTGGTCCAAGGCAGCCTCTTGAAGAAGGTTCTGGAAGCGACCAAGGACCTGGTCAACGACGCCAACTTCGACTGCTCGGCGGCGGGGTTCTCGCTCCAGGCCATGGATTCGAGCCACGTGGCCCTGGTGGCCCTCCTCCTCCGATCTGAGGGCTTCGAGCACTACCGCTGCGACCGCAACCTCTCCATGGGCATGAACCTCAACAACATGGCCAAGATGCTCAAATGCGCCGGCGACAAAGACGTCGTCACTATCAAGGCCGATGACGGCGGCGACAGCATTACCTTCATGTTCGAAAGCCCTA CTCAAGATAAGATTGCGGACTTTGAGATGAAGCTGATGGACATAGACAGTGAGCATCTTGGCATCCCAGAAGCAGAGTTCCAAGCCATTGTTAGGATGTCGTCGGCTGAGTTTGCAAGGATTTGCAAGGACCTTAGTTCCATTGGTGATACTG TTGTGATATCTGTGACAAAGGAAGGGGTGAAGTTCTCCACCAGAGGTGATATTGGGACTGCCCATATTGTTTGCAGGCAGAATACTAGTGTGGACAAG CCAGAAGAAGCTACCATTATAGAAATGGAGGAGCCAGTCGCATTGACCTTTGCTCTGAGGTATATGAACTCATTTACAAAGGCAACCCCTTTGGCAAACCAAGTGACAATCAGCCTGTCTTCGGATATGCCTGTTGTAGTTGAGTACAAAGTGGCGGAAATGGGTCACATAAGGTTTTACTTAGCTCCCAAGTTAGAAGAAGAGGAGAATCAAACTCAAGTTGAAGCCAGGCCTCAGGCGGACATCAAGCCTGAAGCGGAGGCCAAACCTAAAGCAGAGACCAAGCCTAAATTGGAGATCAAGCCTGAAGAGGAGAGTGATCCTCAAGTGGAAAGCAGGACTCTGGAGGAACCCAAGGTTGAAGATGATCTTATGGATGATGAGTAG
- the LOC133863422 gene encoding O-fucosyltransferase 28-like: protein MTRRRVFESTEGQHPWQSDMKNNAFFRRKVRPFPELFRPGRRLYGGLMLLGFLSLLAKFALISTFHELSMGENRFRTRLKDVSAVTNNVVFEEDVEVGTTSTRILSPEKFPLRSNFVAPTPEIWMQPDGGNYYKCINPSAEERRSGSETNGYILVHANGGLNQMKTGISDMVAVAKIMNATLVLPSLDHSSFWTDPSDFQDIFNWKNFIEVLKDDIDIVESLPKQFAAVDPPTKPPVSWSKPSYYRGEMVSLLKRHKVLKFTRTDSRLANNGLAGSIQMLRCRAMYEALRFTPKIEDLGKKLVNRLRNNTNPYIALHLRYEKDMLAFTGCDHNLTKAESENLWKLRRSVSHWKDKKIDGRERRLQGACPMTPREVAVFLETIGYPSDTKIYIVAGEIYGQNGIKPLQAKYPIIFSHFNLATEEELKPFKHCQNQLAALDYIVALESDVFVYTYDGNMAKAVQGHRRFEGFRKTISPDKQHFVKLIDKLDKGLISWEDFSAKVKNLHKNRIGAPYPRLARASHKQEETFYANPFPDCICDKSEAEENNKYRKVDLTQYWIN from the exons ATGACAAGAAGGCGGGTGTTTGAAAGCACAGAAGGACAGCATCCTTGGCAATCTGATATGAAAAACAATGCGTTTTTTCGAAGGAAAGTGCGGCCTTTTCCGGAGCTCTTCAGGCCGGGCCGTCGGCTTTATGGGGGTTTGATGCTTCTAGGTTTTCTTTCCCTGCTTGCAAAGTTTGCCTTGATAAGTACCTTTCACGAATTGAGTATGGGGGAGAACCGTTTTCGAACCAGGCTTAAAGATGTGTCAGCAGTTACAAACAATGTTGTGTTTGAGGAAGACGTCGAAGTGGGTACTACGAGTACAAGGATATTGTCGCCGGAGAAGTTCCCG TTGAGGTCTAATTTTGTGGCCCCGACTCCGGAAATTTGGATGCAGCCAGATGGTGGCAACTACTATAAATGTATCAACCCTTCGGCCGAAGAAAGAA GGAGTGGAAGTGAAACAAACGGTTACATTCTAGTACATGCAAACGGGGGATTGAATCAAATGAAAACTGGG ATAAGTGACATGGTTGCCGTGGCAAAGATTATGAATGCCACTCTGGTTCTTCCTTCTTTAGATCACAGTTCTTTTTGGACTGATCCAAG TGACTTTCAAGACATTTTCAACTGGAAGAATTTCATTGAAGTTTTGAAAGATGATATTGATATTGTAGAGTCTCTCCCAAAACAGTTTGCAGCAGTTGATCCCCCCACCAAGCCCCCGGTTTCTTGGTCGAAG CCCAGTTACTATAGAGGCGAGATGGTTTCATTATTAAAGCGACATAAGGTTCTCAAATTTACCCGTACTGATTCTCGCCTTGCTAATAATGGTCTTGCTGGTTCCATCCAAATGCTCCGCTGCCGGGCAATGTATGAGGCTCTCAGGTTCACCCCCAAAATCGAAGATCTTGGGAAAAAGTTGGTCAACAGGCTTAGGAATAATACTAACCCATATATTGCACTTCATTTAAG ATATGAAAAGGACATGCTCGCCTTCACAGGCTGCGATCACAATCTTACCAAAGCTGAGTCTGAGAACCTCTGGAAATTGAGGAGGAGCGTGTCGCATTGGAAGGACAAAAAGATTGATGGCAGAGAGCGGCGATTACAAGGAGCATGCCCTATGACCCCGAGAGAGGTTGCCGTGTTCCTTGAGACAATTGGTTATCCTTCTGACACAAAAATTTACATAGTTGCCGGGGAAATTTATGGTCAAAATGGGATTAAGCCACTGCAAGCAAAGTATCCCATCATCTTCTCCCACTTCAATTTAGCTACAGAGGAAGAGTTAAAACCTTTTAAACACTGCCAGAACCAACTTGCTGCCTTGGACTATATTGTAGCGCTAGAAAGTGATGTTTTTGTCTACACCTACGATGGCAATATGGCTAAGGCAGTCCAGGGTCATAGGAGATTTGAAGGTTTTCGGAAAACCATCAGCCCTGACAA ACAACATTTTGTGAAGTTGATCGATAAATTGGACAAGGGGTTGATATCTTGGGAAGATTTTTCAGCCAAGGTTAAGAACTTACATAAAAATAGGATTGGAGCACCATATCCTAGGCTTGCCCGAGCTTCCCATAAGCAAGAGGAGACTTTCTATGCAAATCCTTTTCCTGATTGCATTTGTGACAAGTCCGAAGCAGAAGAGAACAATAAGTACCGTAAAGTAGACCTAACACAGTATTGGATCAACTAA
- the LOC133862743 gene encoding probable sugar phosphate/phosphate translocator At3g11320 isoform X1 yields the protein MAQIALTAASATLVSFKGMHSVLSLLQQHLIYSPRLIFIVPLIDRGISGGSKQRATLFSDSPRVSAANLSLSPSRGFGFLASDGIIRGNEGVAKVSDGQTAPLSYTWPDNNKPSDRDPPPGMKGSSRFFTIGLVASWYSSNIGVLLLNKYLLSNYGFKYPIFLTMCHMTACSLLSYVAIAWLKVVPMQTIRSRVQFFKISALSLVFCVSVVFGNVSLRFLPVSFNQAIGATTPFFTAVFAYLMTLKREAWLTYVTLIPVVTGVIIASGGEPSFHLFGFIMCIAATAARALKSVVQGLLLSSEGEKLNSMNLLLYMAPIAVVFLLPATLIMEENVVGITLALARDDVKIIWYLLFNSSLAYFVNLTNFLVTKHTSALTLQVLGNAKGAVAVVVSILIFRNPVSVTGMLGYSLTVLGVIFYSEAKKRSK from the exons ATGGCGCAGATCGCACTGACGGCGGCCTCGGCAACACTTGTCTCCTTCAAAGGTATGCACTCAGTACTTTCTCTCTTACAACAACATCTCATATATTCTCCGAGGTTGATTTTTATTGTACCTTTGATCGATCGGGGAATTTCAGGTGGTTCAAAACAGCGGGCTACGCTATTCTCCGATTCTCCGAGAGTATCGGCTGCCAATTTATCGTTATCTCCAAGTAGAGGGTTCGGATTTCTTGCCTCGGACGGAATAATAAGGGGAAACGAAGGCGTTGCCAAGGTATCAGACGGTCAAACTGCCCCGTTATCTTACACATGGCCGGATAATAATAAG CCGTCGGATCGAGACCCACCTCCGGGAATGAAGGGCTCGAGCCGGTTTTTCACGATCGGCCTTGTGGCCTCCTGGTACTCCTCCAACATTGGGGTGCTCTTGCTCAACAAGTACCTGCTCAGCAACTACGGCTTCAAGTACCCGATCTTCCTCACCATGTGCCACATGACCGCTTGCTCACTGCTCAGCTACGTGGCCATCGCGTGGTTGAAGGTGGTTCCCATGCAGACCATTCGCTCTCGAGTCCAGTTCTTCAAGATCTCGGCGCTCAGTCTCGTTTTCTGTGTGTCGGTCGTGTTCGGCAACGTCTCGCTCCGCTTCTTGCCCGTCTCGTTCAACCAGGCTATTGGGGCTACGACGCCGTTTTTCACTGCGGTCTTTGCCTACCTTATGACCTTGAAAAGGGAGGCTTGGCTTACATATGTGACGCTCATTCCTGTTGTCACTGGGGTCATCATCGCAAGCGGG GGTGAACCAAGTTTCCATCTGTTTGGGTTCATAATGTGCATTGCAGCTACGGCTGCAAGGGCGCTCAAATCAGTGGTACAAGGGCTTTTGCTCTCCTCTGAAGG GGAGAAGCTGAATTCTATGAACCTCCTTCTATACATGGCTCCAATAGCTGTGGTCTTTCTGCTACCCGCAACGCTTATTATGGAGGAAAATGTGGTTGGCATCACCTTGGCTCTTGCTAGAGATGATGTCAAGATCATCTGGTATTTGTTATTCAATTCGTCGCTGGCATACTTTGTAAATCTGACCAATTTTTTGGTCACAAAACACACCAGTGCTCTCACTCTCCAG GTACTAGGAAATGCAAAAGGAGCTGTGGCCGTGGTggtttcaattttaatttttagaaatccTGTCTCGGTTACTGGAATGCTTGGTTACTCGCTCACAGTCCTTGGAGTTATATTCTACAGTGAAGCCAAGAAACGAAGCAAATGA
- the LOC133862743 gene encoding probable sugar phosphate/phosphate translocator At3g11320 isoform X2, with protein sequence MAQIALTAASATLVSFKGGSKQRATLFSDSPRVSAANLSLSPSRGFGFLASDGIIRGNEGVAKVSDGQTAPLSYTWPDNNKPSDRDPPPGMKGSSRFFTIGLVASWYSSNIGVLLLNKYLLSNYGFKYPIFLTMCHMTACSLLSYVAIAWLKVVPMQTIRSRVQFFKISALSLVFCVSVVFGNVSLRFLPVSFNQAIGATTPFFTAVFAYLMTLKREAWLTYVTLIPVVTGVIIASGGEPSFHLFGFIMCIAATAARALKSVVQGLLLSSEGEKLNSMNLLLYMAPIAVVFLLPATLIMEENVVGITLALARDDVKIIWYLLFNSSLAYFVNLTNFLVTKHTSALTLQVLGNAKGAVAVVVSILIFRNPVSVTGMLGYSLTVLGVIFYSEAKKRSK encoded by the exons ATGGCGCAGATCGCACTGACGGCGGCCTCGGCAACACTTGTCTCCTTCAAAG GTGGTTCAAAACAGCGGGCTACGCTATTCTCCGATTCTCCGAGAGTATCGGCTGCCAATTTATCGTTATCTCCAAGTAGAGGGTTCGGATTTCTTGCCTCGGACGGAATAATAAGGGGAAACGAAGGCGTTGCCAAGGTATCAGACGGTCAAACTGCCCCGTTATCTTACACATGGCCGGATAATAATAAG CCGTCGGATCGAGACCCACCTCCGGGAATGAAGGGCTCGAGCCGGTTTTTCACGATCGGCCTTGTGGCCTCCTGGTACTCCTCCAACATTGGGGTGCTCTTGCTCAACAAGTACCTGCTCAGCAACTACGGCTTCAAGTACCCGATCTTCCTCACCATGTGCCACATGACCGCTTGCTCACTGCTCAGCTACGTGGCCATCGCGTGGTTGAAGGTGGTTCCCATGCAGACCATTCGCTCTCGAGTCCAGTTCTTCAAGATCTCGGCGCTCAGTCTCGTTTTCTGTGTGTCGGTCGTGTTCGGCAACGTCTCGCTCCGCTTCTTGCCCGTCTCGTTCAACCAGGCTATTGGGGCTACGACGCCGTTTTTCACTGCGGTCTTTGCCTACCTTATGACCTTGAAAAGGGAGGCTTGGCTTACATATGTGACGCTCATTCCTGTTGTCACTGGGGTCATCATCGCAAGCGGG GGTGAACCAAGTTTCCATCTGTTTGGGTTCATAATGTGCATTGCAGCTACGGCTGCAAGGGCGCTCAAATCAGTGGTACAAGGGCTTTTGCTCTCCTCTGAAGG GGAGAAGCTGAATTCTATGAACCTCCTTCTATACATGGCTCCAATAGCTGTGGTCTTTCTGCTACCCGCAACGCTTATTATGGAGGAAAATGTGGTTGGCATCACCTTGGCTCTTGCTAGAGATGATGTCAAGATCATCTGGTATTTGTTATTCAATTCGTCGCTGGCATACTTTGTAAATCTGACCAATTTTTTGGTCACAAAACACACCAGTGCTCTCACTCTCCAG GTACTAGGAAATGCAAAAGGAGCTGTGGCCGTGGTggtttcaattttaatttttagaaatccTGTCTCGGTTACTGGAATGCTTGGTTACTCGCTCACAGTCCTTGGAGTTATATTCTACAGTGAAGCCAAGAAACGAAGCAAATGA
- the LOC133862746 gene encoding large ribosomal subunit protein eL33w produces the protein MVKGRQGERIRLYIRGTILGYKRSKSNQYPSTSLIQIEGVNTKEEVAWYAGKRMAYIYKAKVKKNGTHYRCIWGKVIRPHGNSGIVRAKFKSNLPPKSMGARVRVFMYPSNI, from the exons ATGGTGAAAGGACGGCAGGGAGAGCGAATCAG GCTCTACATCAGAGGAACAATACTCGGCTACAAGAG GTCCAAGTCGAACCAGTACCCAAGCACCTCGCTGATCCAGATTGAGGGAGTGAACACAAAGGAGGAGGTTGCGTGGTATGCTGGCAAGCGCATGGCTTATATCTACAAGGCCAAGGTGAAGAAGAATGGTACCCACTATCGCTGCATTTGGGGGAAGGTGATTAGGCCTCATGGTAACAGTGGTATTGTTCGTGCTAAGTTCAAGTCGAATCTTCCACCAAAATCCATG GGagctagagttagggttttcatgtaccCCAGCAACATATGA
- the LOC133862745 gene encoding LIM domain-containing protein WLIM2b, giving the protein MSFTGTQQKCKVCEKTVYPVEQLSADGVVYHKYCFKCSHCKGTLKLSNYSSMEGVLYCKPHFEQLFKETGSFNKNFQSPAKSAEKLTPELTRSPSKAASMFSGTQEKCATCGKTAYPLEKVTVESQAYHKSCFKCSHGGCPITPSNYAALEGILYCKHHFAQLFKEKGSYNHLIKSASMKRAAASVPEA; this is encoded by the exons ATGTCTTTCACTGGCACCCAACAAAAATGCAAGGTTTGTGAGAAGACAGTATATCCGGTAGAGCAGCTCTCTGCTGATGGGGTTGTTTACCACAAGTATTGCTTCAAGTGCTCGCATTGCAAAGGGACGCTAAAG CTTAGCAACTATTCCTCAATGGAAGGTGTTCTGTACTGTAAACCTCACTTTGAGCAGCTCTTCAAGGAGACGGGTAGTTTCAACAAAAATTTTCAGTCAC CTGCAAAGTCGGCTGAGAAGTTAACCCCCGAGCTG ACTAGGTCACCTAGCAAAGCTGCCAGCATGTTTTCTGGGACGCAAGAAAAATGTGCTACTTGTGGTAAAACTGCTTATCCACTGGAAAag GTGACAGTGGAGAGCCAGGCCTATCATAAGTCATGTTTCAAGTGCTCTCATGGTGGTTGTCCTATAACCCCATCCAATTATGCAGCCCTCGAGGGCATTTTGTATTGCAAACACCATTTCGCCCAGCTTTTCAAGGAGAAAGGGAGCTACAACCATCTTATCAAGTCTGCATCAATGAAACGCGCAGCAGCCTCTGTTCCTGAGGCTTAA